From Crateriforma spongiae, a single genomic window includes:
- a CDS encoding sulfatase family protein, translating to MKFRFAFLLGVLLLSVATPIANAANQSRPNILWITIEDWSPDLSCYGTKGIYTPHVDQLASEGIRYERAFTTSPVCSTSRSAMMTGFHQNYIGAHQHRTEDKKPLPHGIRPIPHLLADAGYYTCLMSWKTDCNFLPDQKSELFMGVDWKDREPDQPFFARITFGGTHRAWKRDPQRPIDIKDVELPPYYPDTPFIRRDWANGLEQMQLVDREVGALLKRLQDEGLADNTIVFFIGDHGRCHIRGKQFLYDEGTRIPMIMRWPGKVEPGQVNDDLVMSIDICATVLEAAGVKSPVPLHGKSLFSDDVKNRRYTFAARDKMDDTHDSMRSIRSKDFKLILNLMPDRAYCQFSFYKEGAYPPLAEMNVLSLEGKLTPEQAAFMSPHKPAVELFDLRKDPHEVHNVADDPEYADVKAELLAELTNWRNDVIHDTGVSDAFRAKGVFPDQRPTATVGQWVQDHADDYDFKTYGVPGWYPTRTLEQWREVREMWEPWVFREPDSTMKRPEIPFTKKPKNRKK from the coding sequence ATGAAATTTCGATTCGCATTCTTGCTCGGCGTCTTGTTGTTATCTGTTGCAACGCCGATCGCAAACGCTGCTAACCAATCGCGTCCCAACATTTTGTGGATCACGATCGAAGATTGGAGCCCCGATCTGTCGTGCTATGGCACCAAGGGGATTTACACGCCTCACGTCGACCAACTGGCATCGGAGGGGATTCGATACGAGCGAGCGTTCACAACGTCGCCGGTCTGTTCAACGTCGCGGTCGGCGATGATGACCGGTTTCCACCAAAACTACATCGGCGCGCATCAACACCGCACCGAAGACAAGAAGCCGTTGCCACACGGCATTCGGCCGATCCCACATTTGTTGGCCGACGCGGGTTACTACACGTGTCTGATGAGCTGGAAGACGGATTGCAATTTTCTGCCGGATCAAAAGTCCGAACTGTTCATGGGCGTCGACTGGAAGGACCGCGAACCCGATCAGCCCTTTTTCGCTCGGATCACGTTCGGGGGAACCCACCGTGCGTGGAAGCGTGATCCCCAGCGTCCGATCGATATCAAAGATGTCGAACTGCCGCCCTATTATCCCGACACGCCTTTCATACGCCGTGACTGGGCCAATGGCCTGGAGCAGATGCAGTTGGTCGATCGCGAAGTCGGCGCGTTGCTCAAGCGACTGCAGGACGAAGGATTGGCAGACAACACGATCGTCTTTTTCATCGGCGATCATGGACGTTGTCATATTCGTGGCAAACAATTCCTGTACGACGAAGGCACCCGTATCCCGATGATCATGCGTTGGCCAGGCAAAGTAGAACCGGGGCAGGTCAATGACGATTTGGTCATGTCGATTGATATTTGTGCCACGGTCTTGGAAGCCGCCGGGGTCAAATCGCCGGTGCCGCTGCATGGCAAAAGTCTGTTCAGCGATGACGTCAAAAATCGACGCTACACGTTCGCTGCGCGGGACAAGATGGACGACACCCACGATTCGATGCGGTCGATTCGTTCCAAGGATTTCAAACTGATTTTGAACTTGATGCCCGATCGGGCCTATTGCCAATTCAGCTTTTACAAGGAAGGTGCTTATCCGCCGTTGGCCGAAATGAACGTGCTGAGTTTGGAAGGAAAGCTGACGCCAGAACAGGCTGCGTTCATGTCGCCCCACAAACCTGCGGTTGAGTTGTTTGATCTTCGCAAGGATCCGCATGAGGTCCACAACGTCGCGGACGATCCTGAATATGCGGATGTGAAAGCCGAGCTATTGGCGGAACTGACGAATTGGCGAAACGATGTGATCCACGACACCGGCGTCTCCGACGCGTTCCGTGCCAAAGGCGTTTTTCCCGATCAGCGTCCCACAGCGACCGTTGGGCAGTGGGTCCAGGATCACGCCGACGACTACGATTTCAAAACGTACGGCGTGCCAGGCTGGTACCCCACACGAACGCTGGAACAATGGCGAGAGGTTCGTGAGATGTGGGAACCTTGGGTCTTTCGCGAACCCGACAGCACGATGAAGCGGCCCGAGATTCCGTTCACCAAAAAGCCCAAGAACCGCAAGAAATAG
- a CDS encoding family 16 glycosylhydrolase: MSYQGHESQAQTSRNNLPFTAQPTEKWKIRWDRSDDFNGDSVDWRKWNASPENFGAWVWDNDNKISVADGTVRLTMRKLDEPVTVGRRAPTPYTSGMLKSHVKGTYGYYEARIKGAPLFPGVCPAFWLYSKIDDTILGEGETRYSEIDIVELTQRGDRLEGNERVADFNLHAILSNGKQGIVGRSWQRPNDARFKADQANEWKLPFDPRDDFHIYGCDVTPETITWFVDGQQVGQKPNRYWHREMNVAISLGLRPPYSIYTPKGFVPSDVDATDAFPTSMEVDYVRVWQRIP, encoded by the coding sequence ATGTCCTACCAGGGCCACGAATCGCAAGCCCAGACCAGCAGGAATAACTTGCCCTTCACCGCACAGCCCACCGAGAAGTGGAAAATTCGGTGGGACCGATCCGATGACTTCAACGGCGACAGCGTTGACTGGCGAAAGTGGAATGCGTCGCCCGAAAACTTCGGCGCATGGGTCTGGGACAACGACAACAAGATCAGCGTTGCGGACGGCACCGTGCGTCTGACGATGCGAAAGCTAGACGAACCGGTCACCGTCGGACGACGGGCGCCGACGCCGTACACGTCTGGCATGCTGAAGTCGCACGTCAAGGGAACCTACGGCTACTACGAGGCTCGCATCAAAGGTGCCCCGTTGTTTCCGGGTGTGTGCCCGGCGTTCTGGCTGTACAGCAAAATCGACGACACGATCTTGGGCGAAGGAGAAACACGGTACAGTGAAATCGATATCGTCGAACTGACCCAACGTGGCGACCGCTTGGAAGGCAATGAAAGGGTCGCCGACTTCAACTTGCACGCGATTCTGTCCAACGGCAAACAGGGAATCGTGGGACGCAGTTGGCAACGCCCGAACGATGCCCGATTCAAAGCCGACCAGGCGAACGAATGGAAGTTGCCATTTGACCCTCGTGATGACTTCCACATCTATGGGTGTGATGTAACACCGGAAACGATCACTTGGTTTGTCGACGGACAACAGGTCGGCCAAAAACCCAATCGCTATTGGCATCGCGAAATGAACGTGGCAATTTCGTTGGGGCTGCGGCCACCCTATTCCATTTACACGCCCAAGGGTTTCGTCCCATCCGATGTCGATGCCACCGATGCCTTTCCGACCAGCATGGAAGTCGACTATGTGCGGGTTTGGCAACGAATTCCCTGA
- a CDS encoding LamG domain-containing protein, with translation MSLLCGWTALAGVGFCFDTPLAAADELNASAESDGIRTLLFEDDFERNESQEQTDELGNGWGTNSDKRAGGNKQVDLGDGTMFIFRHKTADHGVSVTHPAEFKDCQIRLRFRLDNKADDFGIDIADMGFPDVHAGHICKVNFRPQEVEILDFKNGRMKKSYRDAAKAGTATAEQKAAVKQYERKWKHSITLEQWHDAAITIRGNTLSVQLDGKMIGTFTSDGFDHPTKDMIRFSARREARVDDVKVYSLAP, from the coding sequence TTGTCACTTCTGTGCGGATGGACGGCTTTGGCCGGCGTCGGCTTTTGCTTCGACACCCCATTGGCCGCAGCAGACGAATTGAATGCATCAGCTGAATCCGACGGCATTCGTACGCTGTTGTTCGAAGACGATTTTGAACGAAATGAATCGCAGGAACAAACCGACGAACTGGGCAACGGTTGGGGGACCAACAGCGACAAGCGAGCGGGCGGAAACAAACAGGTCGACCTGGGCGATGGGACCATGTTCATTTTCCGACACAAGACCGCCGACCACGGCGTGTCAGTAACGCACCCGGCCGAATTCAAAGACTGTCAGATCCGATTGCGATTCCGCTTGGATAACAAAGCCGACGATTTCGGGATCGATATCGCCGACATGGGGTTTCCCGATGTGCATGCCGGACACATCTGCAAAGTCAACTTCCGCCCACAGGAGGTGGAGATTCTGGACTTCAAAAACGGGCGAATGAAGAAGTCGTATCGTGACGCTGCCAAGGCCGGTACGGCAACCGCCGAACAAAAGGCGGCCGTCAAACAGTACGAACGCAAATGGAAACATTCCATCACTTTGGAACAGTGGCATGATGCCGCTATAACGATTCGCGGCAACACACTTTCCGTTCAGTTGGACGGCAAAATGATCGGCACCTTTACGTCGGACGGCTTTGATCATCCAACCAAAGACATGATTCGCTTTTCGGCGCGTCGCGAAGCACGTGTTGATGACGTCAAGGTTTACTCGCTTGCCCCGTAG
- a CDS encoding sulfatase family protein: MRSALIVLAIAAMFQSASAQRPPNIIFIMSDDHAAHAIGAYGGRLSELNPTPNLDRLADRGIRFENVFCNNSICTPSRASIITGQYPQTNGVLDLDIPLDPEKQYLPQELRRLGYSTAVIGKWHLHTEPVVFDYYKVLPGQGKYFDPDFHEKGKGPWPYNRVSSNGHSTDVITDVAIEYIDSLDKSKPFFLMHHYKAPHDMFEYAPRYEEYLAATEIPEPSSLYYQPNWGSIGTRGKDDALESYIGTSISDRHQYRNYNDMLLESKFAGPESAHRGYQKYLKAYLRCVKGVDDNLGRLFDHLKSVGLWENTVIIYTGDQGMMLGEHDLQDKRWMYDESMRMPLIIHCPQMIRGGTVSDLLINNTDFAPTMIELAGGQSPDYMQGRSFVNTLRGGEESGWRTGTYYRYWMHIIHHYVPAHFGIRSKDHKLIFYYGKHYLPESDFGKYYWATQYHGIADETPAAWEFYDLKNDPHELDNRYDDPAYREVIQELKDELRKQRAELNETDSAYPGIQAIVDRHWDD, encoded by the coding sequence ATGAGATCCGCATTGATCGTCTTGGCGATCGCAGCAATGTTTCAATCTGCGTCGGCCCAACGTCCGCCGAACATCATCTTCATCATGTCCGATGATCATGCGGCGCATGCGATTGGTGCGTATGGCGGACGGTTGTCGGAACTGAATCCGACGCCAAATCTGGACCGTTTGGCCGACCGTGGCATCCGGTTTGAAAACGTGTTTTGTAACAACTCGATCTGCACGCCCAGTCGCGCGTCGATCATCACCGGTCAATATCCGCAAACCAATGGCGTTTTGGATCTGGATATCCCTCTGGATCCCGAAAAACAGTACTTGCCGCAAGAGCTACGACGTCTCGGCTACAGCACCGCCGTGATCGGGAAATGGCATTTGCATACCGAACCGGTCGTCTTTGATTACTACAAAGTGCTGCCCGGACAGGGGAAATATTTCGACCCCGATTTTCATGAAAAGGGCAAAGGCCCTTGGCCCTACAACCGGGTCAGCAGCAATGGCCATTCCACCGATGTGATCACCGACGTGGCGATCGAGTACATCGACAGTCTGGATAAGTCCAAGCCATTCTTTCTGATGCATCACTACAAGGCGCCACACGATATGTTCGAATATGCGCCTCGATACGAAGAATATCTGGCCGCGACGGAGATTCCGGAGCCGTCCAGTTTGTACTATCAACCGAATTGGGGTTCGATCGGAACGCGAGGGAAGGATGACGCACTGGAAAGCTACATCGGGACGTCGATTTCCGATCGTCACCAGTACCGCAACTACAACGACATGTTATTGGAATCCAAGTTCGCGGGGCCCGAATCAGCACACCGTGGCTATCAAAAATACCTGAAAGCGTATCTGCGATGTGTCAAAGGCGTCGACGACAATCTGGGACGACTGTTCGATCACTTGAAATCTGTCGGTCTATGGGAAAACACCGTCATTATCTACACGGGCGACCAAGGCATGATGCTGGGTGAGCACGATCTGCAAGACAAACGGTGGATGTACGATGAATCGATGCGGATGCCTCTGATCATTCACTGCCCTCAGATGATCCGCGGCGGCACCGTGTCGGATCTGTTGATCAACAATACCGATTTTGCACCGACGATGATCGAATTAGCGGGCGGTCAATCGCCGGACTACATGCAAGGCCGAAGCTTTGTCAACACGCTGCGGGGCGGTGAAGAGTCGGGATGGCGGACCGGGACCTACTATCGATATTGGATGCACATTATCCACCACTATGTCCCCGCCCACTTTGGGATCCGTTCCAAAGATCACAAGCTGATCTTCTACTACGGAAAACACTATCTGCCTGAATCTGATTTCGGAAAGTACTACTGGGCCACTCAGTACCACGGAATCGCGGATGAAACGCCTGCGGCTTGGGAATTTTACGACCTGAAGAACGATCCCCATGAATTGGACAACCGGTACGATGATCCGGCATACCGAGAGGTCATCCAGGAACTGAAAGATGAATTGAGGAAACAGCGTGCGGAATTGAACGAAACGGATTCGGCGTACCCTGGGATTCAAGCGATCGTCGATCGCCACTGGGATGATTGA
- a CDS encoding glycosyl hydrolase, translated as MIGTVCLRHLLLPALLVIWVQTAAAIEPVNPNLNDKARAVLNYLETIYRDRVLVGMNGDRETEKAIQISGKRPAVVNYDLCGWNSPTWGKSYTKVMDAKIEPILQRAKQGTIITMTFHWKNPAKKDGTAWVNPPKGTGPFDMKAGTTPGTPEYKAVMEDLRRHGDYLQVFEDAGVPILFRPLHEIDGGWFWWTDAETPENTAELYRMIFDSYVKERKLDNLIWVYNAGVKCAGADPADPVEAIEHRKRYYPGDQYVDISGIDIYPSEHYGWKLPQESSYAKAFEIMSKVTPGKMLAFSEGAGIPDPDAMAQAGPKWLYCLPWWADHRLNPKDWVDKTFNHPLMITLDELPDWDAR; from the coding sequence ATGATTGGAACTGTTTGTCTGCGTCACCTGTTGCTTCCCGCTTTGCTGGTCATTTGGGTGCAGACCGCTGCTGCGATCGAACCGGTCAATCCGAACCTGAATGACAAGGCCCGTGCGGTATTGAATTACTTGGAAACGATCTACCGCGATCGTGTCTTGGTCGGGATGAACGGCGATCGGGAAACGGAGAAAGCAATCCAGATCAGCGGTAAACGTCCGGCGGTTGTGAACTACGACCTGTGCGGATGGAACAGTCCGACGTGGGGCAAGAGCTATACCAAGGTTATGGATGCGAAGATCGAACCGATCCTACAGCGAGCCAAACAGGGCACCATCATAACGATGACGTTCCACTGGAAGAATCCAGCGAAAAAGGATGGCACCGCTTGGGTGAACCCGCCCAAGGGCACTGGGCCTTTCGACATGAAGGCCGGGACGACACCCGGCACACCGGAATACAAGGCTGTCATGGAAGATCTGCGGCGTCATGGCGACTATTTGCAGGTCTTCGAAGACGCCGGGGTGCCTATCCTGTTTCGTCCGCTGCACGAAATCGATGGAGGATGGTTCTGGTGGACCGACGCGGAGACTCCGGAAAACACCGCGGAACTTTATCGGATGATCTTTGACTCCTACGTCAAAGAACGAAAGTTGGACAACCTGATCTGGGTTTATAACGCGGGCGTCAAATGTGCTGGGGCGGATCCGGCCGATCCCGTCGAAGCGATTGAACATCGAAAGCGATATTACCCTGGCGACCAGTACGTCGACATTTCGGGGATCGATATCTATCCCAGCGAACACTACGGATGGAAACTGCCGCAGGAGTCATCCTATGCGAAGGCCTTCGAGATCATGAGCAAGGTGACGCCCGGCAAAATGCTGGCCTTCAGCGAGGGCGCGGGTATCCCCGATCCAGACGCAATGGCCCAGGCGGGACCGAAGTGGTTGTACTGCCTGCCATGGTGGGCCGATCATCGATTGAATCCGAAAGACTGGGTCGACAAGACATTCAATCATCCGCTGATGATCACCTTGGACGAATTGCCCGACTGGGACGCGCGGTAA
- a CDS encoding sulfatase, protein MRWLLFAVTFVGCNFGTLDASEKPNILFIAIDDLNDWLGCYEGHPQAQTPHIDALAARGVTFTNAHCQAPICNPSRVSMFLGKRPSTTGMYFLGPNFRSVAPTRDETTMFQTFRRHGFYVTTRGKIFHGKADPASFDHIERTKGWRRGDQKLNYTVPGSHPLWDWGQVDVPDEQQRDYQTAAWAARQLGELADRDQRFLLAVGFHLPHVPVYASKKWFDLYPIDEVRLPATTNSDVDDLPEIAKQLTLNPTAPRHRWMVENDQWKIAVQSYLAANSFVDSLVGMLVDSLDASGAADNTIVVLWSDHGFHLGEKLRWAKRSLWEETTRVPLIITGPDTCRDRRCGRPVGLIDVYPTLLEMCGLPMVDGLEGISLRPLLQNPDATWDRPAICTFGPNNHSIRGEHLRYTVYADGSRELYDHRVDPNEWQNLIADGQVPKAYQAAVENLSRWIPKTNAEPLPGSTGSDSPLYSE, encoded by the coding sequence ATGCGCTGGCTTTTGTTTGCGGTCACCTTTGTCGGATGCAACTTCGGCACGCTGGACGCTTCGGAAAAACCCAACATCTTGTTCATCGCGATCGATGATCTGAACGATTGGCTGGGCTGCTACGAAGGGCATCCGCAGGCCCAAACACCACACATCGATGCGTTGGCCGCACGCGGCGTCACCTTTACCAACGCCCATTGCCAAGCACCGATCTGTAATCCTTCCCGCGTCAGCATGTTTTTGGGAAAGCGGCCTTCGACCACCGGGATGTACTTCCTGGGGCCGAACTTTCGTTCCGTGGCACCGACACGAGACGAAACAACCATGTTTCAGACGTTTCGAAGGCATGGGTTTTACGTCACCACGCGGGGCAAGATTTTTCATGGGAAAGCAGACCCCGCATCGTTCGACCACATCGAACGGACGAAAGGATGGCGGCGTGGCGACCAGAAGCTGAACTACACCGTGCCGGGTTCCCATCCGCTGTGGGACTGGGGCCAAGTCGATGTCCCCGACGAACAACAGCGGGATTACCAGACCGCGGCTTGGGCCGCCCGGCAATTGGGTGAACTGGCCGATCGCGATCAACGGTTCTTACTGGCCGTTGGATTCCATCTTCCTCACGTTCCCGTTTATGCGTCCAAAAAATGGTTCGATCTGTACCCGATTGATGAAGTCCGATTGCCCGCAACAACGAACAGCGACGTTGATGACCTACCCGAAATTGCAAAGCAGTTGACGTTGAACCCGACCGCGCCGCGACATCGTTGGATGGTCGAAAATGACCAGTGGAAAATCGCGGTCCAGTCGTACCTGGCGGCGAACAGTTTCGTTGATTCCTTGGTGGGCATGCTGGTCGATTCCCTTGACGCCAGTGGCGCCGCCGACAATACCATCGTGGTGCTTTGGAGCGACCACGGGTTCCACCTGGGCGAAAAACTACGCTGGGCCAAGCGAAGTCTGTGGGAAGAAACGACACGAGTCCCGCTGATCATCACCGGACCAGACACCTGCCGTGATCGCCGCTGCGGCCGACCGGTTGGACTGATCGATGTCTACCCAACGCTGCTGGAAATGTGCGGACTGCCGATGGTCGATGGCTTGGAAGGCATCAGTTTGCGGCCGTTGCTACAGAACCCCGATGCCACCTGGGATCGACCTGCCATCTGCACGTTCGGCCCGAACAACCATTCGATTCGCGGCGAACATCTTCGATACACCGTTTACGCCGACGGCAGCCGCGAGTTGTACGATCACCGCGTGGATCCCAACGAATGGCAAAACCTGATCGCCGACGGCCAGGTCCCCAAGGCTTATCAAGCGGCCGTCGAAAACCTTTCGCGATGGATCCCGAAAACCAATGCCGAACCGCTGCCCGGCAGCACCGGTTCGGATTCACCGCTGTACTCCGAATGA
- a CDS encoding endo-1,4-beta-xylanase, producing MKIVVHAVAGVAFMAMLCNANEPAWDLERAEKRIRQHRMSDAVVEITLPDGMQAPAGVTATIEQTGHEFHFGGFLGAARVYHDRPEFETYLKRFFQVFNYATLPFYWSQHERQPGTWMLNEHTEKAMRFARERGMTTKGHPMMWHNTLPAFVEQEPSVEKIDRYVMDHVRMLASNYTQVDQWDLYNETPGIRLKPAENGARRWVESLGGPGPCTQKIVSAVRQVQPNGYFLLNHFRHDDPQYHDQIRYCLDHCVDFSAIGIQTHMHKKPDVITPQQLWNMLQRFAQYKKPIHLTEVSIVSCEPLSDWRQVQQQEAAVERARRNREPDPAIPSTADGERQQAESLREFYTIAFSHPKVEAIVWWSISDEKAWRGMPSGLLDEQLNPKPAYETLNQLVNHQWRTSERCDVDERGRVSFRGFRGDYRITLAKDGVKLNGTFRLTAESPGVISVSLQ from the coding sequence GTGAAGATCGTTGTTCACGCAGTCGCAGGTGTCGCGTTCATGGCGATGCTTTGCAACGCAAACGAACCCGCGTGGGATTTGGAGAGGGCGGAAAAGAGAATTCGGCAACACCGGATGAGCGATGCCGTTGTCGAAATCACCCTGCCCGACGGAATGCAGGCCCCGGCAGGAGTGACGGCGACGATCGAACAGACGGGGCACGAATTCCATTTTGGCGGGTTTTTGGGGGCAGCCAGGGTCTATCACGATCGGCCTGAATTCGAAACCTATCTGAAGCGGTTTTTCCAAGTGTTCAACTATGCCACCCTGCCGTTTTACTGGAGTCAACACGAACGACAGCCTGGCACGTGGATGCTGAACGAGCACACCGAGAAAGCGATGCGGTTTGCTCGGGAACGAGGCATGACGACCAAGGGTCACCCGATGATGTGGCACAACACCTTGCCGGCCTTTGTCGAACAAGAACCCAGTGTGGAGAAGATTGATCGCTATGTCATGGATCACGTTCGCATGCTGGCGAGCAATTATACGCAGGTCGATCAGTGGGACTTATATAACGAAACCCCTGGGATCCGATTGAAGCCAGCGGAAAACGGTGCGAGGCGTTGGGTGGAATCATTGGGCGGACCAGGTCCTTGTACGCAGAAGATCGTCAGTGCGGTGCGTCAAGTTCAGCCCAACGGGTACTTTCTGTTGAATCACTTTCGCCACGACGATCCACAGTACCACGACCAGATTCGGTATTGCCTAGACCATTGTGTGGACTTCAGTGCGATCGGGATTCAAACCCACATGCACAAGAAGCCTGATGTGATCACACCGCAACAATTGTGGAATATGCTGCAGCGATTTGCGCAGTACAAGAAGCCGATCCATTTGACGGAGGTTTCGATCGTCAGCTGTGAACCGCTCAGCGATTGGCGGCAGGTACAGCAACAGGAGGCTGCTGTCGAAAGAGCTCGACGCAATCGTGAACCCGATCCGGCGATTCCCAGTACCGCTGACGGTGAACGACAGCAGGCGGAAAGCCTGCGGGAGTTTTACACGATCGCTTTCAGCCATCCGAAGGTGGAAGCAATCGTTTGGTGGAGCATCTCGGACGAAAAGGCTTGGCGTGGGATGCCCAGCGGGCTATTGGACGAACAGCTGAATCCCAAACCCGCCTACGAAACCTTGAACCAATTGGTCAACCACCAGTGGCGGACATCGGAACGTTGTGACGTCGATGAACGGGGCCGCGTCAGCTTCCGAGGCTTTCGCGGTGACTACCGTATCACCCTGGCCAAGGATGGCGTCAAGCTGAACGGAACCTTCCGATTGACCGCGGAAAGCCCGGGCGTCATTTCCGTGTCATTGCAATGA
- a CDS encoding alkaline phosphatase D family protein translates to MKPLIPFSLLVLMTLAGNTVQAQQNSNRRNRIDLSIPQVAEKDAICFALYTVSDQTLKLTAQLYPLSDDQPKTVRLEIQKDNQWVEVDRADVILPGWTATMRVDDWDDTQDANYRVLHGTKAKYEGKIRKNPVDEDEIVIAAFTGNSIAPAHGGDISRQDLIDNVNRIDADLLFFSGDQVYDHNRHLAAWLKFGRDFGQIIKDRPTVTLPDDHDVGQPNLWGESGKISTLSGASDGGYAKPAVYVKEVERAQTSHLPDPVDPKPIGQGIGVYFTNLNWGNVDFAILEDRKFKTGPAGRVPKQGPRPDHIRNPDYDPASVDVDGAVLLGQRQLNFLDRWSKDWRNADMKVALSQTIFCGGAHIHGSASGRLHADMDSNGWPQTGRNRALDALRKAFAFHLAGDQHLATIFHHGIDEHRDAVWSFCVPSIANLYLRWWDPLTPGANREPGTPDYTGDQEDGFANKVTNYAAANPDKKPAGNLLNTRAAGFGVVRLNTKTRMITMECWPRNVDITSSDAQQYPGWPRTISQFDNYNPPSWEPRRTLLFDVADPIVQLSDADTNEVLYTVRAVGKSFTPHAPKGKRFIVKAGQDVLDTLATPNLETEGDPIQVSLKK, encoded by the coding sequence ATGAAGCCGCTGATTCCGTTTTCGTTGCTTGTTCTTATGACGCTTGCCGGGAACACGGTCCAGGCACAGCAGAATTCGAATCGGCGAAATCGCATCGATTTGAGTATCCCCCAAGTTGCTGAAAAAGATGCGATCTGTTTTGCCTTGTACACCGTCAGCGACCAGACGCTGAAGCTGACCGCCCAGCTTTATCCACTATCGGACGACCAACCCAAGACCGTTCGTTTGGAGATCCAGAAGGACAATCAATGGGTGGAAGTGGATCGTGCCGATGTGATTCTGCCCGGATGGACCGCCACGATGCGGGTCGACGATTGGGACGACACCCAAGATGCAAACTATCGGGTGCTGCACGGAACCAAGGCCAAGTACGAAGGCAAGATTCGAAAGAATCCCGTCGACGAAGATGAGATTGTGATCGCGGCTTTTACGGGCAACTCCATTGCACCGGCGCACGGCGGCGACATTTCACGTCAAGATTTGATCGACAACGTCAATCGAATCGACGCGGATCTGTTGTTCTTTTCCGGCGACCAAGTCTATGACCACAACCGGCACTTGGCCGCTTGGCTGAAATTCGGACGAGATTTCGGCCAGATCATCAAAGACCGACCGACCGTGACGTTGCCCGATGACCATGACGTGGGCCAGCCGAATTTGTGGGGCGAAAGCGGAAAGATCTCCACGCTCAGCGGTGCATCCGATGGCGGCTATGCGAAGCCGGCCGTTTACGTCAAGGAAGTCGAACGGGCACAGACCAGCCATCTGCCGGATCCGGTTGATCCGAAACCGATTGGGCAAGGCATCGGCGTCTATTTCACCAACTTGAACTGGGGCAACGTCGACTTTGCCATCTTGGAAGATCGGAAGTTCAAAACGGGACCCGCCGGACGTGTGCCGAAGCAAGGTCCGCGCCCCGATCATATTCGAAACCCTGATTACGATCCGGCCAGCGTTGATGTTGACGGTGCGGTCCTGTTGGGCCAGCGACAACTGAACTTTCTTGACCGTTGGTCGAAAGATTGGCGAAACGCTGACATGAAGGTCGCATTGTCGCAAACCATTTTTTGTGGCGGCGCCCACATTCACGGATCGGCCAGCGGTCGGTTGCATGCGGACATGGATTCCAATGGCTGGCCGCAAACGGGACGCAATCGTGCGTTGGACGCCTTGCGCAAAGCGTTTGCGTTTCATCTGGCGGGCGACCAACACTTGGCGACCATCTTTCACCATGGAATCGACGAACACCGCGACGCGGTTTGGTCGTTCTGTGTCCCGTCGATCGCCAATCTCTATCTTCGCTGGTGGGATCCGCTGACGCCCGGTGCCAATCGCGAACCCGGAACGCCGGATTACACCGGAGACCAAGAAGACGGCTTTGCCAACAAGGTGACCAACTATGCGGCGGCCAATCCGGACAAGAAACCCGCTGGAAACTTGCTAAACACACGTGCGGCAGGGTTCGGCGTGGTGCGGCTGAATACCAAGACGCGAATGATCACCATGGAATGCTGGCCGCGCAACGTCGACATCACGTCGTCCGACGCCCAGCAGTATCCGGGGTGGCCGCGAACCATTTCCCAGTTCGACAACTACAACCCTCCATCCTGGGAGCCCCGGCGTACGCTGCTGTTCGATGTTGCCGATCCCATCGTGCAGTTATCCGACGCCGATACCAACGAAGTGCTGTACACCGTCCGTGCCGTCGGCAAATCGTTCACGCCGCATGCCCCCAAGGGCAAACGTTTCATCGTGAAGGCGGGCCAGGATGTGCTCGATACGCTGGCGACGCCGAACCTTGAAACCGAAGGCGATCCCATTCAGGTTTCCCTGAAGAAGTGA